GGTAGAAGAGAAAATGTAATTTCTTGATTGCTATCAACAGACTCAAAACTTAGAAATAGGAAGTCGATGCCTGAAGCGTCATCCGTGAAGCTCACATCTGCTGTGAGGAAAGCTCCTCCTGGTTGAGAGGGGTCAATCGTGGTAGCGCTGAGGTTTAGTCCTGTGATGGTCGGTGCTGTGATGTCTGATTGGGAGTTATTAATTTCAAATGAAGTTTGCTGAATGTTGGAATCGGAGAGAAATTGTTCCCAATCAGAATTGTCTACAGGAAGCTCAGAGTTATCTCTAAAGACAAACTGGTTACCAGCTTTGTCTGATCCTTCTATTTGTCTGAGGACATATTCTCCGTTGGCTGCAAAGGGATCAATGAATTCGCTTGTTCCTATCGATCCTTCTAACAGGTTGCCTTCAAGTGAGTCAGATGGTAGAAGAGAAAATGTAATTTCTTGATTGCTATCAACAGACTCAAAACTTAGAAATAGGAAGTCGATGCCTGAAGCGTCATCCGTGAAGCTCACATCTGCTGTGAGGAAGGCTCCTCCTGGCTGAGAGGGATCAATCGTAGTAGCGCTTAGGTTTAGTCCTGTGATGGTCGGTGCTGAGCTATCTTCTCCGGTTTGAGGTTCTGCGCTGCTGTTTGCAACAGTGAATGAACGGGCCGCTTCCGCGATATTGAGTGCATCAAGTTGAGTATCCCAGTTATCTTCAAAGCGTGAGTAGAATTCACCATTACCGGCTTGGTCATCGACCTGAATTGAACTAATAATGTAATCACCACTGGCCGCGAAGCGATCGAGTTGGCTGCTACTTGTGATGGTGCCATTCCGAGCATTACCAGTCAGCGCATCTCCACCAAATTCAGATAGCTTGAAGCTAAGTTGGATTTCCTGGCCGCTGTTTACTTCTGTGTAAGTGATAAAGATATTACTAAGACCAGACAGGTCGTCAGAGAATGTTATGGCTCCAGAGAGAAAAGCTCCACCAGGTGCTGAGGGGTCAAGTGTTGTGGTGTCGAGAGTGACGTCGATTAGTTGAGGTGCCTGGGTGTCTGCGCTGCTGTTTGCAACAGTGAATGAACGGGCCGCTTCCGCGATATTGAGTGCATCAAGTTGAGTATCCCAGTTATCTTCAAAGCGTGAGTAGAATTCACCATTACCGGCTTGGTCATCGACCTGAATTGAACTAATAATGTAATCACCACTGGCCGCGAAGCGATCGAGTTGGCTGCTACTTGTGATGGTGCCATTCCGAGCATTACCAGTCAGCGCATCTCCACCAAATTCAGATAGCTTGAAGCTAAGTTGGATTTCCTGGCCGCTGTTTACTTCTGTGTAAGTGATAAAGATATTACTAAGACCAGACAGGTCGTCAGAGAATGTTATGGCTCCAGAGAGAAAAGCTCCACCAGGTGCTGAGGGGTCAAGTGTTGTGGTGTCGAGAGTGACGTCGATTAGTTGAGGTGCCTGGGTGTCTGCGCTGCTGTTTGCAACAGTGAATGAACGGGCCGCTTCCGCGATATTGAGTGCATCAAGTTGAGTATCCCAGTTATCTTCAAAGCGTGAGTAGAATTCACCATTACCGGCTTGGTCATCGACCTGAATTGAACTAATAATGTAATCACCACTGGCCGCGAAGCGATCGAGTTGTCTGCTACTTGTGATTGTGCCATTCAGAGCATTACCAGTCAGCGCATTTCCACCAAATTCAGATAGATTGAAGCTAAGTTGGATTTCCTGGCCGCTGTTTACTTCTGTGTAAGTGATATAGATATTACTAAGACCAGACAGGTCGTCAGAGAATGTTATGGCTCCAGAGAGGAAAGCACCGCCAGGTGTTGAAGGATCAAGAGTTGTGGTGTCGAGCGTGACGCCGAGAAGTTGAGGCGCCTGTGTATCGCTCATGAAGAAACTCTTAAGACTCATGAGACTATCATGAGTTTCTCATTCCATCTGAGAATTGTCTGAGAGGCTTTCGAGGTCAGTTTTGGGAAATGGTGTAAAACCTATTTTTGTGTTTTTGCTTGTTGATGCTGGTCACTGTTTAAGCATCATTGTGATGTTCTACTGAATCTGATCAAACACCGTAAACATCGGTAGGTACATCGCTAAAAGGATCGAACCCACAATTCCTCCCACCACCACAATCATCGCGGGCTCCAGCATCGAGGTGAGTGCCTTTACCGAGGTTGAGACTTCGTCTTCATAAAAGTCGGCAACTTTGCTCAGCATTCGATCCATTTCTCCCGTTTCCTCCCCAATGGAGAGCATGCTCAGCGCCATGTCAGGCAAAACCTTTTGGCGGGTCAAGGCTGTGCTGAGCAACACGCCTTCCTGTACCAGGGTGCGTGAGTCCAGAATCGCGTCAGAGATGATCGAGTTGCCAGCTGTTTCACTGGAGATCTCCATGGACATCAGGATTGGAACACCAGCGCGCGTGAGTGAGCTGAAGATTCGGCAAAATTGAGCCGTGGCAGTTTTCATGATGAGATCACCAAACAACGGCAGCTTGAGGATTAATTTGTCGAGAACTCTGCGGCCTTTGTGGGTGTTGTAATAACGGCCGATTAACCAGGCGCCAATCATTAGAATTCCAGCGAACACGACTGAGGCGGAGGAGCGGAGTAAGGCGCTTAAATCCACCATTAATTGCGTAAATAACGGTAATTCGGCTCCTAGATCTTCAAAGATTCCGGCGAAAGTGGGAATCAAAAAGATTGTCATTCCTAAAAACACCAAAATGGCGATCACCAGCACTGCTACGGGGTAACCCAGGGCACCTTTGATTTGGTTTTGGAGTCTCGCGTTGTCTTCCAACAACTTGGCGAGGCGTTTGAGGGATTCATCCAGAACACCGCCGGCTTCGCCTGCCTCCACCATGGCGATGGTGAGTTGGTCAAAGACCTTGGGCCATTGGCGCATTGCTGCTGCCATTGCCGTGCCCTGATTTACCTCGAGTCCCACGCTGGTGAGAGCTTTTTTAAACATCGGCAATTTTTGCTGCGTGGCCATGAGATCAAGGCTGCGCACAATTGGGACCCCTGCATCCACGAGCGCGGCCAGCTTGCTGGCCCAAATGGCTTTCTCTTTCACCCCAGGTGGTTTCTGGAAAGCTTCTCCCAGATCCATCGACAGCCACCCTGCTGATGAGCTTCCACCTGCTCCTTTGGATTCGGCCTGGAATTTCTCTTTTCCTTTTCGCTTGCTTGTGTCTTGGCGAAGCTCATCCGCTTTAATTCCGCGCCTCCGTAGCAGACGACGGGCCGAAACAGCATCGTTTGCTTTGACCGTGACCGTTCGCGGTTGGCCTGTAGCTGAGGTGTAAGTGGCGGTGAAAGAGACCATGGGCTAATCGACCAATTCAGTTGTTCAACAGGCGTTCCAGTTCCGCGGGTTTGCTGGCTTTGCTTTGTCCTTCATCAAGGCTGATTTCACCCTGATCAATCAGATTGGCAAGGGCTCTTTCCAGGGTTTGCATGCCGAGCTCGCCGCCGGTTTGAATTTGGGAATACAGCTGAGCTGTTTTGCCTTCGCGGATCAAATTGGCGATGGCTGGCGTGTTGATCATGATTTCTTGAGCCATAACGCGACCGAATTGCCCAGGTGCAGGATTTTGGCGTCGGCAGAGCGTTTGAGAGAACACCGCAGTCAGGCTTCCTGAGAGTTGCACGCGGATCTGGGTTTGCTGGCTCGGTGGAAACACATCCACCATCCGATCAACCGTCTGAGCTGCAGAACTGGTATGCAAGGTTCCAAACACCAAATGCCCTGTCTCTGCAGCACTGATCGCCAGTTGAATCGTTTCGAGATCACGCATTTCACCCACCAAAATCACGTCTGGGTCTTCTCTCAGAGCAGCGCGCAGAGCGTTGGCAAAACTGCGCGTGTCTTCGTTGAGTTGGCGTTGATGCACCAAGCTGAGATCACTGGTGTAAACGAATTCGATCGGGTCTTCGATGGTGAGGATGTGCTCAGCCCGCGTGTGGTTGATGTGATCGAGAAGCGCTGCGAGTGTTGTGGTTTTGCCGGAGCCAGTAGGACCCGTGACCAGAACAAGACCCCGGGGGCGTTTGCTGGTTTCCACCACGACTGGAGGCAGATTCAACAACTGAATGCTGGGGATTTTGCTCCCAAGAGCACGTAAGCAGGCGGCATAGCTGCCTTTCTGCCGGTACACATTCACGCGAAAACGTGCGACCCCTTTTAGGCCATAGGCACAATCCAGCTCCCACGTTTGTTCGAGTGTTTTGCGTTGGCTGTTATTGAGCATGGAAAAGATCAGGCGGTTGCAGCCTTCTTCACTGAGCGGCTCCTCCTGCATCGGCCGCAGTTCGCCACTGAATCGGCCGTAAGGCGGCTGTCCGCTGGCGATGTGGAGGTCGCTTCCGCCTCCGTTCACCAGCTGTTCCATCAAGTCTTCGATCATTAGTTCCATGCCCGGAGCTCTCACTGACGGGGTGTCAGGCAGTACGGGCATTCCAACCAACCTTCTTGCAGTCCGCCACCACATCCACGGCAAGTGACTGTGCTTAGGGCCCTGGCACGTTGTTCCGATTCCAGTCCCGCATCTGTCAACACCATTCGGTCCACCTCTTCCAGAGTGGTGTGACCTTCTCGCACGAGATCAAGGCTGTAGCCGAGCAAGGTTTTCATTCCTGCTTCAAGTGCTAATTGGCGAACGAGATCAGTGGTTGCGCCCTTGGCGACCGATGCCGCCAGGGCTTCATTCATGCGTAACACCTCGTACACACCGATACGGCCCTTGTAACCGGTGCCCTGACAGGTGGGGCATGGCGTTTCTGGCCCTTCGTGGTGTTTGGCTTTGAAAAAGGTGATATTGCCTTCATCGCTCGTCATGAGGCCAAAGCGGCCTAATTCTCGCGAATCTGGGTGGTAGGGGATTCGGCACTCGCTGCATACGCGCCTGAGTAAGCGTTGAGAAACGATGCCGAGCAAGGATGCGCTCACCATGAAGGGTTCAACGCCCATTTCGTCGAGTCGGGCGATGGCGCTCGGGGCATCGTTGCAGTGAAGGGTGGTTAAGACCAGGTGCCCTGTTAGCGCGGCTTCGATGGCAGTTTTTGCTGTTTCCTGATCACGGGTCTCACCCACTAACAGCACATCTGGGTCCTGGCGCATGAAGGCACGAAGAGCAGTGCTGAAGTCAAATCCTTTTTCTCGATTCACCTGACATTGAGTAATACCAGGCAATGTGTATTCAATAGGATCTTCCACGGTGGAGATATTGATCCCAGGTTCGTTGCGTTCGGCTAGTAAGGAATACAGAGTTGTGGATTTACCAGATCCTGTTGGTCCGGTCACAAGAATCATGCCGAATGGCTTTGAACCAAGGGTTCGTACAAGCTCCAGTGTGTTGGGATTGGAGATGAGTTTGTCCAGCCCTAACTGAGTTGATTGACTATCGAGTAACCGCAAGCAAATCTTTTCTCCATAGCGGCTGGGAAGACTGTTGACGCGAAAGTCAACAGTTCGTCCTTTGTACTGTCTACGGATGCGACCATCTTGTGCTTGCCTCCGTTCAGCGATATCAAGATCAGCCATGATCTTGAAGCGAGAGGTAATCGCTGGGATTAGTTTAATCGGGAGTGGTTGCGCTAAATTGGTGAGTACGCCATCCTTTCTAAGCCTAATTTGCAATCCTGATTGTTGCGGCTCTACATGGATATCACTGGCATTCATGTCTAATGCCTTAATTAAGATACGATCCACCAATGTGACAACTGGAGATGCACCGGTTATTGATGAATTGATGTCTAGCGAGGAGGCCGAATTGCTCTGAATTTCAGCTTCATCTGGATCGGCACTTAAGATTCCTTCAGTGTCAAATCCATCGAGAAGTGATTTCGCTGTCTCGCTAATTGATGTTTGGCTGATATTTGAATCTGAGTTGAATTCTTGTGGATCAAGAATCCGTTTTAGATCTGCTCCATTGGCCAATACAAGTTTGGTGATGTAGCCATGGCTTTTTAAAACCTGCTTGAGCTGTTCACGGCTGTTTCGGTCGCTGCTGCTCGCGATGGCCACCATGAGGCCGTCGTCGGTGAGGTGGATGGGGAGCGCCTGAAGTTGCTTCCAGGTTTCAAGGTCTAAAACTTGCCCGGAATGAAGGAGCGCTTCTCCAGCGGCGAGCTCTGCCTCTGAAATCAGCTTTGCCGGCAGAGCAGGCGGTAGCGGCATTCGGGTGGAGTCGGCGCTCATGCTGATTCGGCTTTCCGCGCTTGTGGTGGGTCCATGTGACCCTTCAACATGTCTAGACGTGATTTTGCATCTGGTCAGTATGAGCGGCGACGCTTCCATCCCGGCTAACGATTCGGCATCGGATGTTCCCGAAGCCCAGCAGGACCCCACATCCTCTGTTGAGGAGACACCCGCTGCTGCTTCTTCAGACTCTGCTTCAGAGGGAGTTCCCTCTGCTCAGGACAATGAAGCGCGGCTTGAGCAACTGGAGCGCGAGCACAGCACCCTCCGCCAAGAACACGAAACATTGAGTGCTCAGTACGTGCGCATTGCGGCCGACTTTGACAACTTTCGCAAACGTCAGAGCCGGGATCAGGACGACCTGAAGCTGCAGATCACCTGCAGCACCCTGACGGAAATTCTTCCTGTGGTCGATAACTTCGAACGCGCTCGTCAACAGCTTGATCCTCAAGGAGAAGAAGCCCAATCGCTGCACCGCAGTTATCAGGGTCTCTACAAGCAACTCGTTGATGTTCTCAAGCAACTTGGTGTGGCCCCAATGCGGGTTGTTGGACAAGAGTTCGACCCCAGTCTTCATGAAGCGGTGTTACGCGAACCTAGTAACGAGCATCCAGAAGATGTGGTGGTTGAAGAATTGCAGCGTGGTTATCACCTCAGCGGCAAGGTATTGCGTCACGCTTTAGTCAAGGTGTCGATGGGACCTGGACCGCAGCAATCAGATGCCGCGGTTCAAGCGACAGAGGGTGGTGAGAGCGCTCCACCAATTCAGGGAGATGATGGCTCCCCGATGCCTGCGCCGAGCGAATGATTCAAAACTTATGCCTAGTGTGCGCAGCGGAATGACGAGCTGATGGCCGATTACTACGACCTACTTGGGGTGAGCAGGGATGCAGATGCCGACACCCTGAAGCGCGCCTACAGGCGGATGGCTCGCCAATATCACCCTGATATCAATAAAGAGGCTGGAGCTGAAGATCGCTTCAAGGAGATTGGCCGCGCCTACGAGGTGCTGAGCGATCCCCAAACCCGCGGGAGGTATGACCAGTTCGGTGAGGCTGGGCTCGGTGGCGGCGGTGGCATGCCCGATATGGGCGATATGGGTGGTTTCGCAGACATTTTCGAAACCTTTTTCAGTGGGTTTGGTGGTGCTGCTGGTGGTGCAGGTCGTCAGCGCAGGCGAGGGCCTCAACAGGGAGATGACCTGCGCTACGACCTCACGATTGATTTTGACCAGGCTGTCTTTGGTCAAGAGCGGGAGATTCGCATCCCCCACCTCGAGACCTGCACCACCTGTGGCGGGAGCGGTGCCAAATCGGGGAGTGGTCCCACTACCTGTACTACCTGTGGTGGAGTTGGGCAGGTGCGTCGCGCTACGCGGACTCCCTTTGGGAATTTTGAGCAGGTGGCTGAATGCCCCAGTTGCAATGGCAGTGGCCAGGTGATTGCTGACCCTTGCAGTTCCTGCGGGGGTCAAGGGGTCACGCAGGTCCGTAAGAAATTGCGAATCAACATTCCCGCTGGTGTTGACACGGGCACCCGCCTGCGGGTTTCCGGTGAGGGAAATGCTGGGCTACGTGGCGGTCCTTCTGGAGATTTATATGTATTTCTCACGGTTAAATCACATCCAAGCCTGAGGCGCGATGGGCTCACCGTCCTTTCGGAGGTGAAGGTGAGTTATCTGCAGGCAATCCTTGGCGACACCATTGAGGTGGAAACAGTGGATGGACCCGAATCGCTGGACATTCCGGCAGGAACCCAGCCCAATTCCGTGTTATCGCTTGAAAACAAAGGTATCCCCAAGCTGGGAAATCCAGTGGCCCGTGGTCATCAGCGCATTTCCGTCACGGTGACATTGCCGACCCGTCTCAACGATGAAGAACGCGGTCTCCTCGAAGATTTGGCTGGACACCATTCAGCCCGTGGTGAGCAGCACCATCACCACAAGAGTGGCCTATTTGCTCGACTCTTCGGGCAACGCTGACAGATGAGTGATGCCCAACCTGATCATTATCTGGATCTAAGGGGCACTCCCTGTCCAACCAATTTCATTCGTTGCCGTTTGGCTTTGGAGGCCATGCGTCCCGGGCAGCATTTTCAGGTTGATCTCGATCGGGGTGAGCCTGAGGAGATGGTGATACCGGGGCTGACTCGGGATGGCCATCAAGTACAGGTGATGGATCAAGCCAGCGATTGGGTGCGCCTTCTGGTGGTGTGTGGTGGTGCTTGATCAGCCGGCTCAGTCCGGCATGGTTGTTGCGCTCCAGGCCAACTACCTGGAGGTGGAGTTGGATCAGGTGTCTGAGTTGATTCCCTCACGACTGTTGTGTACTCGCCGCACGCGCCTGAGTCATCGCGGTGAGGCGGTCTACGTCGGTGACCGCGTGCGGGTGGAAGCCATCGATGTGAGTCATGCCCGTGCAGTGGTCGCTGATGTGGAACCTCGCGTCAGTTTTCTGACAAGGCCGCCCGTAGCCAACGCCAGCACGGTGGTTGTGGCATTGGCTGTGGATCAACCGGCTTTTGATCCTGATCAGGCCAGTCGTTTTCTGTTGACGGCAGAGCGAACGTCACTGGCGGTGCAGCTGGTCTTGACCAAAACCGATCTCTTAGAGCCGGAAGCTTTGGAGCGTCTGCGCGTGCGCCTTCAGGCCTGGGGCTATCCCCCTTTGCTGGTGTCGACGTTCAGCGGCCTTGGGCTCTCTGAGCTGAAGCAACGCCTTGCCGAATCGTCTTTGTCGGTGTTGTGCGGTCCCTCAGGAGTTGGGAAGAGCTCATTGCTGAATGCTTTGATCCCAGAACTCGATTTGCGAATCGGTTCCGTCTCAGGACGGCTGCAACGTGGACGTCACACCACTCGACATGTGGAGTTGCATCACTTGGGAGCCAAGGCACGCGTTGCCGATACGCCCGGTTTTAATCGGCCAGATTTGCCAGACGACCCTAGAAATCTTGAGGTGTTGTTTCCGGAATTACGCGTCCAGCTCGAGCAGCATCCCTGCCGTTTTCGAGATTGTTTGCACCGTGATGAACCTGGATGCGGAGTCACGCGCGATTGGGAGCGCTACCCGATCTATAGGCGAGCAGTGGAGGATCTTCTCGGACTTAGCCGCCCATCCCGGGGAGGTTGAGATTGAGGCCGCCAGTGAGTTCTTCCATGCGTTCTTTCATGGTGCCGGTGGAGCGTTCATAGGCCGATTGCAAGGCGGCGAGTGTGGCGGCCTCTGTGGCCTCCTGTCCTTCGCTGAGCAGTGAAGGATCCAGACGCACCCTCAACGGTTGTTGATTGCCAGACAACCAGATGCTGGCTCGACCGTCCTCACTGTTGCCCTCGATCTCCATGGCATCGAGTTCCTCTTGCAACTTTTGCGCGTCTTGCTGGATTTGTTGAGCCTTTCGGAATGCCTCAGTGAGCTGTCCGAAATTGGGAAGTCCAAACCCTGCCATGACACCAGTGAAGTGACGCGAAGGCTAATCGGTCGTTTGAAAGCCCAAGCGTTTCACTTCAGGATGCAAAGTGATTCCGTTCATACGTTCCACTTCGTTCTGCACTAAGTCGATTAAGGCGCGGATGTCATCGGCTGTGGCATCGCCGACGTTCACGATGAAATTGGCATGCACCGAAGAGACTTCAGCGCCTCCGATACGTCTCCCCTTGAGCCCTAAGCCCTCGATGAGCTGACCAGCTTTTTCGGGCTCTGGGTTGCGGAACACACTCCCGCAGCTTGGCCATTGGTAAGGCTGGGTGGTGGTGCGGTGACTGAGGTTGCCACTGGTCTTTCGCATCAATTCCTTGGCGTCGTGGCCAGGTTCCAATTGGAACTGCGCTGCAACCACCATTTGGTCGCTGCCTTGAAGGAGGCTGTGTCGGTAGTCGTAGGCGAGATCGGTATTGCTGAGCAGCGTGGTGGTCTTCACCGTGTCCGTTAACGATTGATCGATCACCTCCACGGCTGTCAGGCAGTCGGCTGTTGAGCCGCCTTGGGCTCCGGCGTTCATGGCCGCGGCCCCACCCACGGTTCCAGGGATGCCAACGGCCCATTCCAGTCCATGTAATCCAAGTCTGGCTGCGCGCCTGGCGAGTGTTGGAAGTGGTTCACCCGCCAAGGCTTTTACCTGCCCTGATTCGGCATCCAGTTGGCTGCCTTGGAGACGGCGCAAGCAAAGTGTGAGGCCCGGAAGACCAGCATCAGCGATGAGCAGGTTCGATCCCGCTCCAATCACTCGGGTCGTCAGACCTTCAGCTTTGGCCCATTGGAGAAGCTCAAGACATTGCTCAGCATTGTTGGGTTCGGCCAACCATTGAGCTGGACCTCCCACCCGCCAAGTGGTGTAGTTCGCGAGGGGCACCTCCTGTTGGAGAACCCCCGACTCGAGAAGGGCATTCAGGCCGCGATCGCCGGTGAACATGACGCCTCTCCTCCAATTCCTTCCTGTGACAGGCGTTCCCAGAGACTGTTCACATCTCCAGCACCCATCGCCAAAATCAAGTCATCAGGCTGACTGTGTTGTTTCACCAGACCTGCGAGCTCTTCCATAGTGCTAGCCACAAAGACGGGCTGATTGGGATCGATCAGCCGAATGGAGCGAGCCAGAAGCTCACTGTTGATGCCCTCGATCGGTTGTTCACCAGCGCCATAAATCGGGGCAAGAACGAGGGCGTCAGCGGACACGAGTGCCTGGGCAAAGGCGTTGAGAAATTCTTGTGTGCGGCTGTAGCGGTGCGGTTGGAAAACAGCGAGAAGGCGTTGGGGTGTTCGGGGTAAGGGGCTTCGGCCGCTTTGCACCATCAGCTGGGCCATGGTCAGAGTTGCTTGAACTTCGCTGGGGTGATGGGCATAGTCATCAACCACTTGTCGGTCTTGCCACTCGCCTCGGAAATCAAAGCGACGACCTGGCGAACGCAGTTCGGTTACTGCCAACAAAAGAGCCTCCAAGGGAACCCCCTCCATGCGGCAAGCCGCCAGGGCGGCCACTACGTTGCTCAGGTTGTGCAGGCCTGGCAGGGGAAGCGTGATTTGACCAACCTTTTGCCCTTGCTCGAAATAGTCGGCGATGGTGCGATCTCCATCGAGTTGCACAGGTAAAGCGGCGTAATCCGCTGTTTCGACATGGTGAACAGACCAACAGGCATCGGCTTGAAAGTGTTCTT
The Synechococcus sp. CC9311 DNA segment above includes these coding regions:
- a CDS encoding GspE/PulE family protein, giving the protein MSADSTRMPLPPALPAKLISEAELAAGEALLHSGQVLDLETWKQLQALPIHLTDDGLMVAIASSSDRNSREQLKQVLKSHGYITKLVLANGADLKRILDPQEFNSDSNISQTSISETAKSLLDGFDTEGILSADPDEAEIQSNSASSLDINSSITGASPVVTLVDRILIKALDMNASDIHVEPQQSGLQIRLRKDGVLTNLAQPLPIKLIPAITSRFKIMADLDIAERRQAQDGRIRRQYKGRTVDFRVNSLPSRYGEKICLRLLDSQSTQLGLDKLISNPNTLELVRTLGSKPFGMILVTGPTGSGKSTTLYSLLAERNEPGINISTVEDPIEYTLPGITQCQVNREKGFDFSTALRAFMRQDPDVLLVGETRDQETAKTAIEAALTGHLVLTTLHCNDAPSAIARLDEMGVEPFMVSASLLGIVSQRLLRRVCSECRIPYHPDSRELGRFGLMTSDEGNITFFKAKHHEGPETPCPTCQGTGYKGRIGVYEVLRMNEALAASVAKGATTDLVRQLALEAGMKTLLGYSLDLVREGHTTLEEVDRMVLTDAGLESEQRARALSTVTCRGCGGGLQEGWLECPYCLTPRQ
- a CDS encoding type II secretion system F family protein translates to MVSFTATYTSATGQPRTVTVKANDAVSARRLLRRRGIKADELRQDTSKRKGKEKFQAESKGAGGSSSAGWLSMDLGEAFQKPPGVKEKAIWASKLAALVDAGVPIVRSLDLMATQQKLPMFKKALTSVGLEVNQGTAMAAAMRQWPKVFDQLTIAMVEAGEAGGVLDESLKRLAKLLEDNARLQNQIKGALGYPVAVLVIAILVFLGMTIFLIPTFAGIFEDLGAELPLFTQLMVDLSALLRSSASVVFAGILMIGAWLIGRYYNTHKGRRVLDKLILKLPLFGDLIMKTATAQFCRIFSSLTRAGVPILMSMEISSETAGNSIISDAILDSRTLVQEGVLLSTALTRQKVLPDMALSMLSIGEETGEMDRMLSKVADFYEDEVSTSVKALTSMLEPAMIVVVGGIVGSILLAMYLPMFTVFDQIQ
- a CDS encoding type IV pilus twitching motility protein PilT; protein product: MELMIEDLMEQLVNGGGSDLHIASGQPPYGRFSGELRPMQEEPLSEEGCNRLIFSMLNNSQRKTLEQTWELDCAYGLKGVARFRVNVYRQKGSYAACLRALGSKIPSIQLLNLPPVVVETSKRPRGLVLVTGPTGSGKTTTLAALLDHINHTRAEHILTIEDPIEFVYTSDLSLVHQRQLNEDTRSFANALRAALREDPDVILVGEMRDLETIQLAISAAETGHLVFGTLHTSSAAQTVDRMVDVFPPSQQTQIRVQLSGSLTAVFSQTLCRRQNPAPGQFGRVMAQEIMINTPAIANLIREGKTAQLYSQIQTGGELGMQTLERALANLIDQGEISLDEGQSKASKPAELERLLNN
- the grpE gene encoding nucleotide exchange factor GrpE produces the protein MSGDASIPANDSASDVPEAQQDPTSSVEETPAAASSDSASEGVPSAQDNEARLEQLEREHSTLRQEHETLSAQYVRIAADFDNFRKRQSRDQDDLKLQITCSTLTEILPVVDNFERARQQLDPQGEEAQSLHRSYQGLYKQLVDVLKQLGVAPMRVVGQEFDPSLHEAVLREPSNEHPEDVVVEELQRGYHLSGKVLRHALVKVSMGPGPQQSDAAVQATEGGESAPPIQGDDGSPMPAPSE
- a CDS encoding sulfurtransferase TusA family protein, producing MSDAQPDHYLDLRGTPCPTNFIRCRLALEAMRPGQHFQVDLDRGEPEEMVIPGLTRDGHQVQVMDQASDWVRLLVVCGGA
- the murB gene encoding UDP-N-acetylmuramate dehydrogenase, which codes for MFTGDRGLNALLESGVLQQEVPLANYTTWRVGGPAQWLAEPNNAEQCLELLQWAKAEGLTTRVIGAGSNLLIADAGLPGLTLCLRRLQGSQLDAESGQVKALAGEPLPTLARRAARLGLHGLEWAVGIPGTVGGAAAMNAGAQGGSTADCLTAVEVIDQSLTDTVKTTTLLSNTDLAYDYRHSLLQGSDQMVVAAQFQLEPGHDAKELMRKTSGNLSHRTTTQPYQWPSCGSVFRNPEPEKAGQLIEGLGLKGRRIGGAEVSSVHANFIVNVGDATADDIRALIDLVQNEVERMNGITLHPEVKRLGFQTTD
- the rsgA gene encoding ribosome small subunit-dependent GTPase A, producing the protein MVVLDQPAQSGMVVALQANYLEVELDQVSELIPSRLLCTRRTRLSHRGEAVYVGDRVRVEAIDVSHARAVVADVEPRVSFLTRPPVANASTVVVALAVDQPAFDPDQASRFLLTAERTSLAVQLVLTKTDLLEPEALERLRVRLQAWGYPPLLVSTFSGLGLSELKQRLAESSLSVLCGPSGVGKSSLLNALIPELDLRIGSVSGRLQRGRHTTRHVELHHLGAKARVADTPGFNRPDLPDDPRNLEVLFPELRVQLEQHPCRFRDCLHRDEPGCGVTRDWERYPIYRRAVEDLLGLSRPSRGG
- the dnaJ gene encoding molecular chaperone DnaJ, which translates into the protein MADYYDLLGVSRDADADTLKRAYRRMARQYHPDINKEAGAEDRFKEIGRAYEVLSDPQTRGRYDQFGEAGLGGGGGMPDMGDMGGFADIFETFFSGFGGAAGGAGRQRRRGPQQGDDLRYDLTIDFDQAVFGQEREIRIPHLETCTTCGGSGAKSGSGPTTCTTCGGVGQVRRATRTPFGNFEQVAECPSCNGSGQVIADPCSSCGGQGVTQVRKKLRINIPAGVDTGTRLRVSGEGNAGLRGGPSGDLYVFLTVKSHPSLRRDGLTVLSEVKVSYLQAILGDTIEVETVDGPESLDIPAGTQPNSVLSLENKGIPKLGNPVARGHQRISVTVTLPTRLNDEERGLLEDLAGHHSARGEQHHHHKSGLFARLFGQR
- a CDS encoding YbaB/EbfC family nucleoid-associated protein; translated protein: MAGFGLPNFGQLTEAFRKAQQIQQDAQKLQEELDAMEIEGNSEDGRASIWLSGNQQPLRVRLDPSLLSEGQEATEAATLAALQSAYERSTGTMKERMEELTGGLNLNLPGMGG
- the murC gene encoding UDP-N-acetylmuramate--L-alanine ligase gives rise to the protein MADSIQPEKHIHFIGMGGIGMSALALILAERGHSVSGSDRKLTPAMQALETKALAIFESQVSKNFAHLQSRGIEEPLVVVSTAIPSTNPELIEAQRLDLTIWHRSDLLAWLIEQQPSIAVAGSHGKTTTSTVLTTLLATVGEDPTAVIGGVVPCYGSNGHKGNGRLLVAEADESDGSLVKFKASLGIITNLELDHTDHYRNLDDLIETMKTFGRGCKRLLINHDDPILKEHFQADACWSVHHVETADYAALPVQLDGDRTIADYFEQGQKVGQITLPLPGLHNLSNVVAALAACRMEGVPLEALLLAVTELRSPGRRFDFRGEWQDRQVVDDYAHHPSEVQATLTMAQLMVQSGRSPLPRTPQRLLAVFQPHRYSRTQEFLNAFAQALVSADALVLAPIYGAGEQPIEGINSELLARSIRLIDPNQPVFVASTMEELAGLVKQHSQPDDLILAMGAGDVNSLWERLSQEGIGGEASCSPAIAA